The Diospyros lotus cultivar Yz01 chromosome 15, ASM1463336v1, whole genome shotgun sequence genome has a window encoding:
- the LOC127792350 gene encoding uncharacterized protein LOC127792350 yields the protein MATAISQLEEQSLGKLSAQMMVNPRENVSAIVLRSGKEVEIPVKETPTSSKQENEKNIIADKNNPNDDDVHKCKFLPLSDYKPVPLFPQALSKSRKDEQNKDLYETFSRCKVIISLLDAMKQVPRYAKFPKEFCTIKRKQKLKRYEKVRVWENVSAIIQRKLHAKCKDLGMFTIPCMIGNTSFEKVMLNLGASINVIPYSIYASLKLGPLNKTGVVIQLADKSNSYPKGVVEDVLVQVNELVFPADFYVLDMENDDQTTPIFLGRPFLKTSKTKIDVHSGILTMEFDGEIVKFNIYDAMKFSCDDNSVYSINVMDESGEHKKLQLQELEEIHNDAYESARIFKEKTKAFHDKMISRKEFKIG from the coding sequence ATGGCAACTGCAATTAGTCAACTAGAGGAGCAAAGTTTGGGGAAGTTATCCGCTCAAATGATGGTAAATCCTAGAGAAAATGTAAGTGCAATCGTTCTGAGAAGTGGGAAAGAGGTTGAGATTCCAGTAAAGGAAACCCCTACATCATCAAAGCAAGAGAATGAGAAAAACATCATTGCAGACAAGAACAATCCCAATGACGATGACGTACATAAGTGTAAGTTTTTGCCTCTTTCTGATTATAAACCAGTACCTCTTTTTCCTCAGGCTTTATCAAAATCTAGAAAAGATGAGCAAAATAAAGATTTGTATGAGACTTTTAGTAGATGCAAGGTAATTATTTCACTTTTAGATGCTATGAAGCAAGTACCTCGTTATGCTAAATTCCCAAAAGAATTTTGTACAATTAAGAGGAAACAAAAGCTTAAAAGATATGAGAAGGTGAGAGTATGGGAGAATGTTTCTGCaattattcaaagaaaactCCATGCGAAGTGCAAAGATCTAGGTATGTTTACTATCCCTTGTATGATAGGTAACACTAGCTTTGAGAAGGTCATGTTAAATTTAGGAGCTTCTATTAATGTCATACCATATTCTATATATGCTTCTTTGAAACTTGGACCTTTGAATAAAACTGGTGTTGTGATTCAATTGGCTGATAAATCTAATTCCTATCCTAAGGGTGTAGTTGAGGATGTCCTTGTGCAAGTTAATGAATTGGTTTTCCCTGCTGATTTCTATGTGCTTGATATGGAGAATGATGATCAAACTACTCCTATTTTTTTAGGAAGACCATTCCTAAAGACATCCAAGACTAAGATAGATGTTCATAGTGGCATACTTACCATGGAATTTGATGGTGAAATTGTtaagtttaatatttatgatgccATGAAATTTTCTTGTGATGACAATTCTGTTTATTCTATTAATGTGATGGATGAAAGTGGAGAACACAAGAAGTTGCAACTACAAGAGTTAGAGGAAATTCACAATGATGCCTATGAGAGTGCAAGGATTTTTAAGGAAAAGACGAAGGCTTTTCATGACAAGATGATCTCTAGGAAGGAGTTTAAAATTGGTTAA